A single region of the Pseudomonas mandelii genome encodes:
- a CDS encoding DMT family transporter, with amino-acid sequence MQSSSIDIASVPAAKPGLRLLLLPLVILAGMGLSVEAGLLGPLGVQVGHLWATLSIFGVGSAILFLLLLFSGKQQGPALNTLPRWQLIGGFLGPIYVVVLTLATPHIGIAMTMIAILSGQVGKSVLIDHFGWFGATRKKVNGERWLALLLIVAALVLIARG; translated from the coding sequence ATGCAATCTTCTTCAATCGACATCGCTTCAGTGCCAGCGGCCAAACCAGGGCTGCGGCTGTTGCTGCTGCCTCTGGTGATCCTCGCCGGCATGGGCCTTTCCGTGGAGGCCGGTCTGCTCGGGCCGCTCGGGGTTCAGGTCGGGCATTTATGGGCGACGTTGAGCATCTTCGGCGTCGGCTCGGCGATTCTGTTTCTGCTGTTGTTGTTCAGCGGCAAGCAACAAGGTCCGGCGTTGAACACCTTGCCGCGCTGGCAGTTGATCGGCGGCTTCCTCGGGCCGATCTACGTGGTGGTGCTGACCCTGGCCACGCCGCACATCGGGATCGCGATGACGATGATCGCGATCCTCTCCGGGCAGGTCGGCAAAAGCGTGTTGATCGACCACTTCGGATGGTTCGGCGCTACCCGCAAAAAGGTCAACGGTGAGCGTTGGCTAGCGTTGCTGCTGATTGTCGCGGCACTTGTTCTGATTGCTCGGGGTTGA
- a CDS encoding LysR family transcriptional regulator, with amino-acid sequence MHGLNELGFKALRLFVAVLDHGSFSEVARREGLAPSSISRQIQLMEQALNQQLLYRHTRAVTPTEAGRMLGHHARLVLVQLEEAEQALQEQQSEPGGLVRINAPVVFGQRHLTPWLGLLCERYPKLQLDIQQTDSYVDPLQEGADLLFRIGPLHDSSMQARILAPHRFQVAASPAYLKRHGTPHHPEELAAHQCLAYKGVAGQQRWFFRKDAQDWTPYSVKGPITGNHADTLTQAAEQGLGLVMFPSWLIGEAVRNGTLVPVLGEYQVSNSLEPQQIAVLWPGSRRLSVKVRTVIDFFVECFGTVPYWDRP; translated from the coding sequence ATGCATGGCCTCAACGAGCTTGGATTCAAGGCACTTCGGCTGTTTGTCGCGGTGCTCGACCATGGCAGCTTCTCCGAAGTCGCCCGCCGCGAGGGCCTGGCGCCCTCGTCGATTTCCCGGCAGATCCAGTTGATGGAACAAGCCTTGAACCAGCAATTGCTCTACCGCCACACGCGCGCCGTCACGCCCACCGAAGCCGGCCGCATGCTCGGTCATCATGCGCGGCTGGTGCTGGTGCAACTGGAGGAAGCCGAACAGGCCTTGCAGGAGCAGCAAAGCGAACCCGGCGGGCTGGTGCGGATCAATGCGCCGGTGGTCTTCGGGCAACGGCATCTGACGCCGTGGCTGGGGCTGTTGTGCGAGCGCTATCCGAAACTGCAACTGGATATCCAGCAAACCGACAGCTACGTCGACCCGTTGCAGGAAGGCGCCGATTTGCTGTTTCGCATTGGCCCGCTGCACGATTCGAGCATGCAGGCGCGGATCCTGGCGCCCCATCGCTTTCAAGTGGCCGCCAGCCCGGCCTACCTCAAACGCCATGGCACGCCGCACCATCCCGAAGAATTGGCGGCGCATCAGTGCCTGGCCTACAAGGGCGTGGCCGGGCAGCAACGCTGGTTTTTCCGCAAGGACGCGCAGGACTGGACGCCCTACTCCGTCAAAGGCCCGATCACCGGCAACCACGCCGACACGCTCACGCAAGCCGCCGAACAAGGCCTGGGGTTGGTGATGTTTCCGTCGTGGCTGATCGGCGAGGCGGTGCGCAACGGCACGCTGGTGCCGGTGCTGGGGGAATATCAGGTGTCCAACAGCCTCGAACCGCAGCAGATTGCGGTGCTGTGGCCAGGTAGCCGACGGTTGTCGGTGAAGGTGCGCACGGTGATTGATTTCTTCGTGGAGTGCTTCGGAACGGTGCCCTACTGGGACAGACCCTGA
- a CDS encoding Na+/H+ antiporter family protein produces the protein MNAVIAAVGVMLVLSLSRVHVVIALIVGALVGGLTGGLGIDATLKAFNSGLGGGATVALSYALLGAFAVAIAKSGLAHALADKALLMVDRQHASGGGQVKWLLIGLLWVVAIASQNILPIHIAFIPLLVPPLLYVLTKLQLDRRLIACVMTFGLITPYMFLPVGFGNIFLNEILLANVARSGVDISGINVTHAMGIPALGMVVGLAVAFISYRKKRVYDLEKIEKVEQVAVEYNPLSLIVAGVAIAAAFIIQLLLDSMIIGALAGFLIFSVSGIVKWRDTDDLFTEGMKMMAMIGFIMIAASGFAEVMKATGQVQTLVQTSASWIGHSKGVGALLMLLVGLLVTMGIGSSFSTVPILAAIFVPLCVQLGFSPIAIVCIVGTAGALGDAGSPASDSTLGPTSGLNIDGQHHHIWDTVVPTFLHYNLPLLAFGWVAAMVL, from the coding sequence ATTAATGCTGTAATTGCCGCGGTCGGCGTCATGCTGGTCCTTAGCCTGTCCCGCGTGCACGTAGTGATCGCGCTGATTGTCGGCGCCCTGGTGGGGGGGCTGACCGGTGGCCTGGGCATCGATGCCACCCTGAAAGCCTTTAATAGCGGCCTCGGCGGCGGGGCGACGGTGGCGTTGTCCTACGCCTTGCTCGGTGCGTTCGCCGTGGCGATTGCCAAGTCCGGCCTGGCCCATGCCCTGGCGGACAAGGCCCTGCTGATGGTGGATCGCCAACACGCCAGCGGTGGCGGCCAGGTCAAGTGGCTGCTGATCGGCTTGCTGTGGGTGGTGGCCATCGCTTCGCAGAACATTCTGCCGATACATATCGCCTTTATTCCGCTGCTGGTGCCGCCGCTTCTATATGTGCTGACCAAGTTGCAACTGGATCGCCGCTTGATCGCCTGCGTCATGACCTTCGGCCTGATCACGCCGTACATGTTCCTGCCGGTGGGCTTCGGCAACATCTTTCTGAATGAAATCCTGCTGGCCAACGTTGCGCGCAGCGGCGTCGATATCAGCGGCATCAACGTCACCCATGCCATGGGCATTCCGGCGTTGGGCATGGTTGTCGGCCTCGCGGTGGCGTTTATCAGCTATCGCAAGAAGCGCGTCTACGACCTGGAAAAGATCGAGAAAGTCGAGCAAGTCGCGGTGGAGTACAACCCGCTGAGCCTGATCGTCGCCGGTGTGGCCATCGCGGCGGCGTTCATCATTCAGCTGCTGCTGGACTCGATGATCATTGGTGCGCTGGCGGGTTTCCTGATCTTTTCGGTGTCGGGCATTGTGAAGTGGCGCGACACTGACGACCTGTTCACCGAAGGCATGAAAATGATGGCGATGATCGGTTTCATCATGATCGCCGCCTCGGGTTTCGCCGAAGTGATGAAAGCCACCGGTCAGGTGCAGACGCTGGTGCAAACGTCGGCGTCGTGGATCGGGCACAGCAAAGGCGTCGGCGCGCTGTTGATGTTGCTGGTCGGCCTGCTGGTGACCATGGGCATCGGCTCGTCGTTTTCCACCGTGCCGATCCTGGCGGCGATCTTCGTGCCGTTGTGCGTGCAGCTGGGCTTCAGCCCGATCGCGATCGTGTGCATCGTCGGCACGGCCGGCGCGTTGGGTGACGCCGGTTCGCCGGCCTCGGACTCGACGCTGGGCCCGACCTCCGGTCTGAACATTGATGGCCAGCATCACCACATCTGGGACACCGTGGTCCCGACCTTCCTGCATTACAACCTGCCGCTGCTGGCGTTCGGCTGGGTGGCCGCGATGGTCCTCTGA
- a CDS encoding methyl-accepting chemotaxis protein, producing the protein MTSQLTGLVNQVSDQAQRSDQAMERQRHETDQVATAINEMSAAAQEVAKSAQNAAVAAQQTDEEGQAAKRVVAGSIVKIHALVNDIRSSGVSLDSLQKDVSSIVSVLGVIRSIAEQTNLLALNAAIEAARAGEAGRGFAVVADEVRALASRTQISTQEIQGMIDRLQAGTQSAVEAMRRSSEAGDGTSAQANEAGASLDTMAQLIGTINSMNAQIASAAEEQTAVAEEINRSVHQIAVAVDSVADETQLGAQTSRSLADLGQRLGKLVGQFRI; encoded by the coding sequence ATGACGTCGCAACTGACCGGCCTGGTGAATCAGGTCTCCGACCAGGCCCAGCGCTCGGATCAGGCCATGGAGCGTCAGCGCCACGAGACCGATCAGGTCGCCACGGCGATCAACGAAATGTCGGCGGCGGCTCAGGAAGTGGCGAAAAGCGCACAAAACGCGGCGGTGGCGGCTCAGCAGACCGACGAAGAAGGCCAGGCCGCCAAGCGTGTGGTGGCCGGTAGCATCGTCAAGATTCATGCGTTGGTGAACGACATCCGCAGCAGTGGCGTGTCCCTCGACAGCCTGCAAAAGGACGTTTCGTCGATTGTCAGCGTGCTGGGGGTGATTCGTTCGATTGCCGAACAGACCAACTTGCTGGCACTGAACGCCGCCATTGAAGCCGCGCGTGCCGGTGAAGCCGGTCGTGGTTTTGCGGTGGTGGCCGACGAAGTGCGGGCGCTGGCCAGCCGCACGCAGATCAGCACCCAGGAAATCCAGGGCATGATCGACCGCTTGCAGGCCGGGACCCAATCGGCGGTGGAAGCGATGCGTCGTTCCAGCGAAGCGGGCGATGGCACCTCGGCCCAGGCCAATGAAGCCGGCGCATCGCTGGACACCATGGCCCAGCTGATCGGCACCATCAATTCGATGAACGCGCAAATCGCCAGCGCGGCTGAAGAGCAGACCGCCGTGGCCGAAGAGATCAACCGCAGCGTGCATCAGATCGCCGTGGCGGTGGACAGCGTCGCCGACGAAACCCAACTCGGTGCCCAGACCTCACGCAGCCTCGCCGACCTCGGCCAGCGCCTGGGCAAACTGGTCGGCCAGTTCCGGATCTGA